The Nitrospira sp. genomic interval AAAAGTCTGTGGAAACAGTTACGCGTGAAGTACAGCTTCTCCTATCGTGAAGTGGATATCACCACGAAGGACGGCCAGGAGCTGGCCGACCGTCATTCTGTCCGTGCGGTGCCGGCGACGATCATCGATGGGCGCCTGACGTTCGTCGGTGTCCCAAGTCGAGAAAGCGCGGAGAAGGCCATTCAGTTGAAGATCAAACAGCGAGAAGGGTAGGGGAGCCATGGACGAATATGACAACGAGCTCCCGGATCTTCCACTCATCGCCAAGGGGCCTCCGCCGGATTGCCCAATCTGCGCCGACCCCATGTCGTTTATCGACGGCGATTGGGCCTGCGTTGACTGCAACGGTGAGCTCTTGGGGCCGGAGACCGGGTAGCGTACAATGACTCGCCATGTTGCAGGTCGTCACGGGTCGCTTTCATCCTACTCTTGAATCTGCTCTCGTCCATCGACTCACACGCGTCAAGGCGACTGATCCGCTTGCGCCGATCGCAATCTTCGTTCCGTCCAAGCCACTCGCCGATCGCCTTCGCACCGTTCTCGCTGTCGAACACCGGCTGTCGCTCTTCAACGTACACGTCTTGACCTTCCATCAACTGGCCCTGCGGCTGGCTGGAGACGTACGGGTCGACTACCCACTGCCGCGCATCGTTGACGAGCTCTTCTTTGAACAACTCGTCCGTCACATTGTTCACAGCAAGCTCACCAGCCAGGCTCCGTTGCAACGAATCGGACAATCCTCTGGGACGTGGGGCGCGCTCTGGGCGACGATCCGTGATTTAAAGGATGCCGGCGTCGATGCTGCGCAAGCGTTGCAAGGTCTCCGTGAAGGCTATTTCGAGGATGATGATCGGGAGTGGCTCGGCGCGCTCCTGTCGCTCTATGCGGCCGTGAAGGAAGTGGGCAAGACCCTCGGGGTTGGGACGCAAGACGATCTGGCCGAAGCCCTCATTCCGTTCATTCCGACTGCTACGTTTCTCCAGCCGTTGAAGGCCGTGTTCTATTATGGGTTCTATGACCTGACGCAGGTGCAGCTGTCCCTCTTTGAAGCGATCAGCCGTGCGAAGGACACGACCTTGTTTTTTCCGTTGGAGGATGACCCGGCGTTTGGGTTTGCTCGGCGCTTTTTCGATCGCCATATCCAGTCGCTGGTGATGTCGGACGATGTGACGATCCGGTTGGAACAGGAATCGTCAACGGTGGCGCACGATCACGCCCAACTCACCATACGGAGCGTAATTGGCGCGGAAGAAGAATTGGCAGCAACCTGCCGAACCATTCTCGATCTGATCGAAACCAACGGGTATCGATTCGATGAAATCGGTGTCATCGCCCGGACGCTCGATCCCTATAGCCTCTATCTTCAGTCGAGTTTCGATCGCCATCGTATTCCCTTTCGTACGACGGCATTGAGGCCGTTGATTCAGGAACCGATCTGCAAGCTCGTGTTGCAGGTAGCCTCCCTGCCGTTGAACGATTTCTATCGCACGTCAGTTCTCGATGTCGTGACGTCTCCACTCTACGTCACCGATTTATATGATGAGC includes:
- a CDS encoding thioredoxin family protein; translation: MPNITLLVSPSCGACPSAKSLWKQLRVKYSFSYREVDITTKDGQELADRHSVRAVPATIIDGRLTFVGVPSRESAEKAIQLKIKQREG